One genomic segment of Capricornis sumatraensis isolate serow.1 chromosome 6, serow.2, whole genome shotgun sequence includes these proteins:
- the NUDT18 gene encoding 8-oxo-dGDP phosphatase NUDT18 encodes MASEGLRGALTAVLGGRGLLVQNYDSGPAGEPPAPVRLRKNVCYVVLAVFLNEQDEVLLVQEAKKECRGSWYLPAGRMEPGETIVEALQREVKEEAGLQCEPLTLLSVEERGPSWIRFAFLTRPTGGILKTPKEADAESLQAGWYPRTSLPTPLRAQDILHLVNLAAQYRQRARHPLLLPQELPCSLVCQRLVATFTSVQTVWVLAGTVGTPHLPVTACGFAPMEQRGGIKMAVLRLLQECLALHHLAVETKGLLGLQHLGKDLTDGICMNVLVTVAFRNPGLQNEPPKVRGENFFWWKVVEEDLQNQLLQRLRDSSVVPINR; translated from the exons ATGGCTTCGGAAGGCCTGAGAGGGGCGCTGACGGCCGTGCTGGGGGGCCGGGGGCTGCTCGTGCAGAACTATGATTCGGGGCCGGCTGGGGAGCCGCCGGCGCCGGTGCGGCTGCGGAAGAATGTCTGCTACGTGGTGCTGGCCGTGTTCCTCAACGAGCAG gATGAGGTGCTACTGGTCCAGGAGGCCAAGAAGGAGTGCCGTGGGTCGTGGTACCTTCCTGCGGGGCGGATGGAGCCTGGGGAGACCATTGTGGAGGCGCTGCAGCGGGAGGTGAAGGAGGAGGCCGGGCTGCAGTGTGAGCCTCTGACGTTGCTGTCTGTGGAGGAGCGGGGGCCCTCCTGGATCCGCTTCGCATTCCTCACCCGCCCCACAG GTGGAATTCTCAAGACTCCCAAGGAAGCAGATGCAGAGTCCCTACAGGCTGGCTGGTACCCACGAACCTCACTGCCTACCCCACTGCGGGCCCAGGACATTCTTCATCTGGTCAACCTCGCTGCCCAGTATCGCCAACGAGCCAGgcaccctctcctccttccccaagaGCTTCCCTGCAGTCTGGTCTGCCAGCGACTTGTGGCCACCTTCACCAGCGTCCAGACAGTGTGGGTGTTGGCGGGCACAGTGGGGACGCCTCACTTGCCTGTCACCGCCTGTGGCTTCGCTCCCATGGAGCAGAGGGGTGGCATCAAGATGGCCGTCCTGCGGCTGCTCCAGGAGTGTCTGGCTTTGCACCACTTGGCAGTAGAGACCAAGGGGTTGCTTGGACTGCAACACCTGGGCAAAGACCTAACGGATGGCATCTGCATGAACGTGCTGGTCACCGTGGCTTTTCGGAATCCGGGTCTCCAAAACGAGCCCCCAAAGGTTCGGGGTGAGAACTTCTTTTGGTGGAAGGTGGTGGAGGAAGACCTACAAAACCAGCTTTTACAGCGGCTTCGGGACTCATCTGTCGTCCCAATCAACAGATAG